The window CCCATGGGTATCTGCGGATTGCTGAAATGAAAGCTCCCCTAGCGATCGCCAAGCAGCATGGCCTACAGTTTGCCTTGTTTAATTCTTGCAACGGTTTGAACCTAGCAGAATCCTTGATTGATCTAGGCTTGAGCCAAGTGGTGATCATGCGAGAACCGATCCACAACAGCGTTGCCGAAGCTTTCATTGTGCGTTTTGCCCAGGCCCTAGCCCAGCATAAAGACGTGCAGGAATGTCTCCAGGATGCTTGCCATGCGCTCAAAATCCAGAAGGCGTTAACCTATCCCGCCGCTGATTTGGTGCCATCCTTATTTCGCTATCCCCACACCCAGCTCTTCCGCATTCCGCCTACGGGCTGGCGGGAATGGCTAGCGGCTCTGACGCCCAATCGATGGGAAGCGATCGCCCTCCTAGTCTTGCTGATTCTAACCTGGCAACTGCCGGTACAAAAGTGGTTGATCGAACGGCGGGTTCTGCTACAGGCTTTCTACCAAGATCTACCCTGGCAACCAACGCCGCCAGATCCACCCACCCTCCTGCTGCAAATTGACGAAGCGGCCCTGCGCGACCAAAAGCGCTTTCGTCCTATTCCCCGTGATTATCTAGCTCAGTTGGTGGATCAGGCCGCTGGCACCCCTGTCATTGGCATCGACTACTTACTTGACCTGCGGGATGACGATGATCCGATCCTGGCCCAATCCTTCGCCGCTGCCGCTCAGCAGGGTAGCTTCTTTGTCCTAGGAGCTAGCCGCGAACAAAATACCCGTCAGTGGCGCTATGCCCAAGATAGCCTACGCCATCCAGATTGGAGCATCAGCGGCAGCATGACCACCCGGGGCACCCTCTATGCTGAACTGTTGAGCCAAGAACCCT of the Candidatus Obscuribacterales bacterium genome contains:
- a CDS encoding CHASE2 domain-containing protein is translated as HGYLRIAEMKAPLAIAKQHGLQFALFNSCNGLNLAESLIDLGLSQVVIMREPIHNSVAEAFIVRFAQALAQHKDVQECLQDACHALKIQKALTYPAADLVPSLFRYPHTQLFRIPPTGWREWLAALTPNRWEAIALLVLLILTWQLPVQKWLIERRVLLQAFYQDLPWQPTPPDPPTLLLQIDEAALRDQKRFRPIPRDYLAQLVDQAAGTPVIGIDYLLDLRDDDDPILAQSFAAAAQQGSFFVLGASREQNTRQWRYAQDSLRHPDWSISGSMTTRGTLYAELLSQEPWPLSYLLAALHHHCDAPPCTLLSDLPQSPRFRASWLTRFSYGLGQMWLHPIIDYSLPPDQVYDTLSSQRALDTVFPSPGSEQILMIVPNYAAAGIERENEDNFLAPAAYRYWRGGEQRILTGGEYHAYLLYQYLNHRMVIPIPDVWMIILAAVVGKGVRLILPTARRSALLHLSGGTFLYSLGSLALYASSAAIALPILTPSLVVWLIALRPTSRA